A window from Pseudonocardia cypriaca encodes these proteins:
- a CDS encoding NUDIX domain-containing protein produces MSSSRGRSGGRRGGRPAERRRRLRTVDETSAGGLVVDHATGTAALIGRLDRKGRLLWSLPKGHIEAGETAEEAAVREVEEETGIIGRVVAPLGTIDFWFVAEDRRVHKTVHHFLLQALGGELCDDDVEVAEVAWVPLDELEDRLAYADERRLIRRATELLEESA; encoded by the coding sequence ATGTCCTCATCCCGCGGCCGCTCCGGGGGGCGTCGCGGGGGTCGTCCGGCCGAACGGCGCAGACGGCTGCGCACGGTCGACGAGACCTCGGCGGGCGGGCTGGTCGTCGACCACGCCACCGGCACGGCCGCGCTGATCGGCCGCCTCGACCGCAAGGGCCGCCTGCTGTGGTCGCTGCCCAAGGGCCACATCGAGGCCGGTGAGACGGCCGAGGAGGCGGCGGTGCGCGAGGTCGAGGAGGAGACCGGCATCATCGGCCGCGTGGTCGCACCGCTCGGCACGATCGACTTCTGGTTCGTCGCCGAGGACCGGCGCGTCCACAAGACCGTCCACCACTTCCTGCTCCAGGCACTCGGTGGAGAGCTCTGCGATGACGACGTCGAGGTCGCCGAGGTGGCGTGGGTGCCGCTCGACGAGCTCGAGGACCGACTCGCATACGCCGACGAACGCCGCCTGATCAGGAGGGCCACCGAGCTGCTGGAGGAGTCCGCGTGA